The Burkholderia pyrrocinia genomic sequence GTGCGGCTCGGCGGCCTCGACTTCGAAGGCTGAGTGCCCGCGCCGGCCGGCAGCCGCGCGCGCCGGCGTCGCGCAATGCGGCCCGGTGATACACTCGACCGGCCCCGGTCCGGCGCAGCCGCGCGGGCCGGGCCGTTCATCGCCGCCCCCGCCCTTTCGCATGGTTGCGCACGCAACCGGCAACCGGGCGCGCGGACAACCACGCTTTCGCTCCCGCCATGAACGCCGATACCGGCCTGCCGCTTCCGCAACGCTACTGGGCGATCGTCTGCGTCGCACTGGGCATCACGCTCGCCGTGCTCGACGGCGCGATCGCGAACGTCGCACTGCCGACCATCGCGCGCGACCTGCACGCATCCGACGCCGCGTCGATCTGGATCGTCAACGCGTACCAGCTCGCGGTCACGATCACGCTGCTGCCGCTCGCGTCGCTCGGCGAGCGCATCGGCTATCGCCGCATCTACATCGCCGGGCTCGCGCTGTTCACCGCGGCGTCGCTCGGCTGCGCGCTCGCCGGCTCGCTGCCGATGCTGGCCGTGATGCGCGTGATCCAGGGCTTCGGTGCGGCCGGCATCATGAGCGTCAACGCGGCGCTCGTGCGGATGATCTACCCTTCGTCGATGCTCGGGCGCGGCCTGTCGATCAATGCGATGGTGGTCGCGCTGTCGTCGGCGATCGGGCCGACGGTCGCGTCCGCGATCCTGTCGTTCGCGTCGTGGCCGTGGCTGTTCGCGGTCAACGTGCCGATCGGCATCGCCGCGGTACTCGGCAGCCTGCGCGCGCTGCCGGCCAACCCGCTGCACGACGCGCCGTACGATTTTCCGAGCGCGCTGATGAACGCGTGCGTGTTCGGCCTGCTGATCACGGCCGTCGACGGGCTCGGCCACGGCGAACGTCATGTGTACGTCGCGGCCGAGCTGATCGTCGCGTTCGTCGTCGGCTACTTCTTCGTGAAACGCCAACTGTCGCAGCCGGCGCCGCTTTTGCCCGTCGACCTGATGCGCATCCCGATGTTCGCGCTGTCGGTCTATACGTCGACGGCGTCGTTCACGTCGCAGATGCTCGCGTTCGTCGCGCTGCCGTTCTGGCTGCAGAATTCGCTCGGCTTCTCGCAGGTCGAGACCGGCCTGTACATGACGCCGTGGCCGCTCGTGATCGTGTTCGCCGCGCCGCTCGCGGGCGTGCTGTCGGACCGCTATTCGGCCGGCATCCTCGGCGGGATCGGGCTCGCGCTGTTCGCGGCCGGGCTGCTGTCGCTCGCGACGATCGGCGCGCACCCGGGCACCGTCGACATCGTGTGGCGGATGGCGCTGTGCGGCGCAGGCTTCGGATTGTTCCAGTCGCCGAACAACCGCGCGATGCTGTCGTCGGCGCCGCGCGAGCGCAGCGGCGGCGCCGGCGGCATGCTGAGCACCGCGCGACTGACGGGCCAGACGCTCGGCGCCGCGCTCGTCGCGCTGATTTTCGGGCTCGCGCCCGATCGCGGGCCGACGGTCGCGCTCTATGTCGCTACGGCCTTCGCGGCGGTGGCCGCGGTCGTGAGCATGCTGCGCATCGCGTCGCCGCGGCCGGACGCGGCGGCCTGACACCAACGCGCGCCGCCCCCACAGGCGCCCCCGCGCGTCAGGCGGCGTCGAGCGCGTCCAT encodes the following:
- a CDS encoding MFS transporter → MNADTGLPLPQRYWAIVCVALGITLAVLDGAIANVALPTIARDLHASDAASIWIVNAYQLAVTITLLPLASLGERIGYRRIYIAGLALFTAASLGCALAGSLPMLAVMRVIQGFGAAGIMSVNAALVRMIYPSSMLGRGLSINAMVVALSSAIGPTVASAILSFASWPWLFAVNVPIGIAAVLGSLRALPANPLHDAPYDFPSALMNACVFGLLITAVDGLGHGERHVYVAAELIVAFVVGYFFVKRQLSQPAPLLPVDLMRIPMFALSVYTSTASFTSQMLAFVALPFWLQNSLGFSQVETGLYMTPWPLVIVFAAPLAGVLSDRYSAGILGGIGLALFAAGLLSLATIGAHPGTVDIVWRMALCGAGFGLFQSPNNRAMLSSAPRERSGGAGGMLSTARLTGQTLGAALVALIFGLAPDRGPTVALYVATAFAAVAAVVSMLRIASPRPDAAA